From the genome of Monomorium pharaonis isolate MP-MQ-018 chromosome 1, ASM1337386v2, whole genome shotgun sequence:
ttttccagAATACCGAATCGCTCCATGCaggatgccgctttctgctgacatcatcctgctattcccGAACCctcacattaataacgatccgatactttattcggtactcccgatattacggataatatatcacgagtaaaacgtaaatcgcacgcgagaatttcacttggcgcgaccgttccATTTGGAAAAATACGTTAAAAGTACGGCACGTCAAGACACACTGAACAAAAGTAAATCAATTCGCTCTCAGAGTTTTGTATCTCTGTATGATTGCGCGACGACTAGTAGTTTCATTGGTACGATCGACGTTCTACCGAACGTATCCCCTTCGAGCAAACACTTATTTGCTTGAACGCACACGCGACACTTTACTCGAAACCGAACCTAACGCACGACGCCGCGCTTTACACATACGACTCTGCTACGACTCGCGTGTCGTTTGCTAGCGCGACGGCACTCTCAACACAACACTGTACGATTGTACCTGCACAATTCGAATTCTGAATACGCGAAACACGCACGGAGTTAACGGAACGTCTGACCACGTCTGACCGGCGTTGGAGCACGAAGAAACATGACGGCAGGCACGGCAGCGGCGGACGTGGCCGTTGGTAGGTAcactcggcggtactcggcgtTAGTCGGCGCGACTCGGCGGCCGACTTGCCGAGTcgcgccgactagcgccgcGTACGGCCGAGTGTACCTACCAACGGCCACGTCCGCCGCTGCCGTGCCGGTAGTCGTGCTCCAGCGCCAGTTGGACGTGGTCGGACGTTCCGTTGACTctgtgcgtgtctcgcgtgtgGCTCGCGTATCCAGTGCCGTACTTTTAACGTATTTTTCCAAATGTAATGGTCACTctaagtgaaattctcgcgcgcggtttacgttttactcgtgtatgatatattatccgtgatatcgggagtgccgaatcaagtatcgggcgatcgttattaatgtgcgatCATTATTAATGTGGTTCGAGAacagcaggatgatgtcagcagaaagcggccggcatccatggagcgaTCGACTCGGTATTctggaaaaggaatgtagcagtaacagcagcagcatcaggagcagcgacagcaatcggtgagtgaatttttatcatgtatatgtggaaCAAAATGATATGTGATAAACGTGatgcgagataaaatattggtaCTGTTTAATTCTTGCTATATCTGCACAGTGtcagtattgcacatttatagaacacgattatgcacatttgcataaaacagatttaaaatatgaatgcatataattgtaaaatttacgagtatagcatgaaacagaaccaaataaacgtggacatggCATAGAAGAGACCTAAAAAGTCATgtacattacctacgggattcatagatatttgactacatagttcaatgtgcacattttgtatagaggcgctgatggataaaaacacctaaaacgacgcgatgaccgctctctttaattaacaataattaaaatcgaggtttaaaaaaattgatgaaagCAAAGCAGACTGAAAATTAGactatatgtaaaaaattattgtcagtcgattaattattttcttttctttttacttttattaattttgtagtatttaCTTTTCTCATTGTGtttcagttttattaattaacagcCCTTATCTTCAATATTCTTAAACTGATGTAGATGTTACAAGCAGATTATGTccagtataaaatatttataagatattattttcaaaaaagataCGTAAGATAAAgatttcaaagaaattttttatacagatttttgaataaatgtaaaaaatcactattacaatatataaaatatattttagtatatttaatgaaagaaaaaattaaacattcattcaaaaagaaaattgaattaatatagaaaatatcgaTTAATCAAGAAATATCGCTGCAGTCTCGAGATACGTGCTTTATGCGGTCTCTCTGTAAAATCCTAACCTGACCCGTTTTGGTCCAACATGGTCCAACATAACCTCCAATAACTTCCTCTGGATTTTCGTCGGCACTGATAAATAACAGAATGTACTGTTAAGTGTTTTGCACGAGTGTACATATGCTTGTCACGACATGTCTGTAAAGCTCTTGCGCTGTTTCGTCAGCGAGCTTTTTATTCCGCGAGGTCAGCATGTCCGTCACGGCCATCGCTTGCGAGGGAAACCGCCGACGATCGCCCTTAGCTTGCGGCAACGTCTGGAGCGTTTCAATCGCAGCGACCCGACGTTGGATTTCAAGGTGAATATCGGCTTTCCGGTGGCCAGAGTCAATAGACGCTCGATAACGAGCATCTGGGCGAGCGAGATCGCGATGCGCAAGAACGATCCCGAGCTGGAAAGGTTGTCACGCAACAGGAAACTTCTGGTGGATCTGCAGGCGGTGAGGCAGGACTGGCTGCGATTCGACGGAGCTTCTCACATTCACAGGCTGGCGAAACACTATGGCATCTATAACGACCTGTACGGAGACGCTTATTTCATGCCGGTAGTTCCGTTGGACGTGAGCTACGAGCTGCCAGATGACAAGCTGGTGAAAGTTTACACCGGTAACGTAATCAAGCCGAGCGAAGCCTCCAGGACGCCTAATGTCACGTACGATGCGGAGGACGGGTCATTGTGGACCCTGATTATGAGCACGCCAGATGGCAATCTGACCAGTGCGGAGAACGAGTACTGTCACTGGCTTGTCAGCAATATTCCCACAAATCGTTTGAAGGACGGAGAGGAGCTGGTAGATTACCTGCAACCGATAGCGCCGTATGGCATTGGCTACTGCAGATATATCTTTGTGCTTTATAAGCAGGAGTGTCGCATTGATTTGTCAGAGTACAAAAGAACCAGGCCCTGCCTGAATCTGGAAGAGCGTAATTGGAGAACGCTGGACTTTTATAGAAAGTATCAAGATCAACTGACACCCGCTGGTTTAGCGTTCTTCCAGTCGGATTGGGAACCCTCGCTCAAGGAATTTTATCACAATATGCTGAAAACGAGAGTGCCTGTATTTCGGTACGACTTTCCCACGCCATATATAAAGAAGCAGAAATGGTTCCCCAAGAAGGAACCCTTCAATATCTATCTAGACAAATATCGCGATCCCAAAGAGATAAATAAGGAATTTCTACTGAGAAAATTGAAGAAGGTTCATCCTTTCAATGGACCAGAGCCTCCAAGGAAATTCCCATTGGCCCATGCCAACGATTATGTACCTTCCTGGTTGAAATTTGAAATGATAAAGAAGAGGCTTGGATACGGCCGCGTTAACGAGCTTGACGAATATTAGATAAACTATTAATTGGTAATTAAATACTAATGCAgtatattgtacaataaaaaaaaatttgtttttaaatgttatgtaatttatttaaatcttgaCACGATAGGCTATTCCGGTTTCAGGTGTGCCTCTAGGATCTGCCTGCTGTGGTATTTGATGTCTGTCCGCGTTGGAACACTGACGTCAATTATCTCGTGTTCGACCAACAATCCTGTGAAATCATGCTTGTATGGAAAGAGTCGTTAAGATTACCAATACTTTAGAtacaaaaaaaggaagaaataatttaccaATTGGTTCCTCTTCACCGGTCCCAAATGTCAAATCGGAATTATATTGCGATACGTAGGTGTAATAGAGATCTCGGGCTTCGTCCTCTTGCTTGAGATCAAAATTGCTAATACCGAAGAGGATACTTACTTTCCGACTGATCTTCGACAACAGCCCCAAAACTGTGAAACCGGTAAATCATatcaataaattgttaattcttATCGGTGacttaaagttttttaagGAACAGAGCAAGATTGTAgtctgtatttaaataattaatataacttttgtttttaccATCAGTGTCCACTCCTTCAATCTCTGCCAGCGCATCACGTTCGTTCATATCTTCTCTACCGTTAATTATTGGTTCTTTCTTATCCCCTTTGTTCAGCTTTTTTACTACTGCTTTTCCATTATGTTTGACAATGAAACGAAGTAACATCATGTTCATATTCTGTAAAGCTGATTTTAGATTTGTGAGCAGTTTGCCATGAGCACTTATCTGTTCCTTAAGGTCCTTCTCGCGTTTCTTCTCGATTTCAATTTGTTCCAATACATCTTGCATGCCATTTATCTTATAGctgaaatttttgatttattttttacttaatgagatgaaaaaaagatgtatatatttataaaatatcaataattgtattgtctgataaattaattatgcttaaaactttattatatcttGTAGCAAAACTATTTACTGTTCTATTGCAGCTTTTGTGGAATATTTGAGACCTTCGAAAACTTGTAAAGCCTGGTTCTTTTTGCTTAATAAAACATCGCGGTTCTTTATATTGATGTCTAATCGCGCTAACAAAGCCGCCCTGTGCTCAGATTGATTTTCAAGTCTGTGATCGCAGGAAggaaacattttacaataattgttgATCTTGTACACAAACTGATGAatgtgagaaaaatatatacaaagactagaatttaaaaaataaaccttGATAGCAGATCATGATACGAACGCACAAGTAGACCTTCTTTCACTTTAATGCAGATATCTTCCAAATGTGCTAACTgcttttctaatattttattgtcggTTACATCAACGTCTCTTTTTGCGAAAATGTGAACGCTCTGTAAGTGACAAGTAAGAATACTTGAATGAATCATGTAAGTCATCAATgagaaatagatattttaaatctttatctaaaaacataaaaaacatgtagtacatttttttggtataaattttttaattaacttgaatatctattaacaaaattttattatagatattatctTCACAAACATCTATTACAATTTTTGCGCAAAGAAGCTCTATGCAATTCGATCTTATCAATTACTCACCTCAACGCGCACCAAGGATTGCGCGTAAGCCCACAAGTCTTTTACTTGGTAATGTACATTACTCAACATTTGTTCTCTGATTTTCATGTTACGCCATACGACTCGGGACATACGTTTATATTTCTGTTTGATGTCATCAAGATTTTCTGCCGCCAGCTGACCCATCACCGTTACTCTTAACATTGCTTTGCATTGAGAAACCTGATCttctttcaaaatattcaatagAGTATCGAAGAATATTGCATCCTACAGAGATTTTGAATTAGGAACGAGAACAATGTTAaccacataaaaaatttttgaattatttgattCCTTATGTTTTTGAGATAGAGATACTGTCCTCGGAACATGTGTGTCattgtgtatttaataatgcaacaattaaagatttactttttttagaatattcaaTATTGAGCAGTATGTAGAACGTATATCTTTCGCCGTGTTATGTTTCGCAATGGATCGCTGTAATTGCGCTATCAATCGTTGCTGCTCGCAGTTTGGTAGATACTCGCTTTGCTCCTCGAGTTCGGTTGAGAGAACATTGTGCTCCAGCTTGTTATTCATCGAACGAGCAAATCTTTACTCTATGGCTCAAAGTTAGTGTAAAACATGCACACgtatcttaatattaaatattaagtacatAAGGAAAacgttataatattacaattgatacatattttaatggTCTTATATAATCTTAATCTATACTTAAATACGAAGCATTTTTATGTTGCAAAAGTATCAGGTTCTACCTGTAATTCAATACCTCgcttcaattttctttttttctcgtaGTAGAGCTTGTCCAGGAGTCGACGTTTTAAATTGCAATCTTGATATATTGCCGTATAAATTTCCTACGAGACAAGATTTTCGTACTACAGAATACatgtcagatttttttttttaattatttatttaaaggcaATGTTAATCTGCTCTTACAGGTGGTGTCAGGCGATTGAAGGCTAAGTAAAATCTCCTGTGATCGCCCAGCAATCTAAGAACATGCTGTTTATCGTCATCTTGGAGATCATTGACAATTTCACGATGTctcttaacatttatttttagggATGCAATTTTCCTCGACACTATTGATTTCAATTTCGTTGCTTGCGACAGCTGTAGCTTCTTGTCGCGTGCTAGATATATTAGAACAAtcagatatttaaaatctatattcGTTTTTTCAAAGAGAGCTCTATCTCATAAATATCGAGAGAGATTCTTACGCATTATTCTatcttatctaaaaaaaaactccgtTTTAGCTTGATATAGAAAcagtaatgttataaatatagctTCTGTAAAAACGATTCTCTGATATTGCACACatataatctattttaaacataaaatatggctataattctataatattgaTTCTAAACctcgttttaaatatttattccactatttaattaaatttaaaatgtaaagtaaaataaagagaatatatttatattccgATTTAAATAGAGGATAAATAATGGATAATTTGAAACAATACTTAACCATCCAACTTTAAAATTCCACGATATCGACTTATTTTGTCCCTGATAACCCATGTTTCTACTTGTATTTCTTTAGGAGTTTTCGCACGACCCATTTCCCCGTTTCTTGATCTTTGACGGATTGCGGCATCGAGTATTAAACGTCACATCACACGCAAGCGAGGAAATTGTCATTATCCGATTAATTGCGCGCTGCATTCCAGTTATTGTGGCAACGAGAGCGGTAACTATGTCAATCAGCCATTAACACTTTAATACTCTTTAACATCTACCCGGTAGTGGTAGGGAATGGTATCAA
Proteins encoded in this window:
- the LOC105833441 gene encoding 39S ribosomal protein L38, mitochondrial, which encodes MSVKLLRCFVSELFIPRGQHVRHGHRLRGKPPTIALSLRQRLERFNRSDPTLDFKVNIGFPVARVNRRSITSIWASEIAMRKNDPELERLSRNRKLLVDLQAVRQDWLRFDGASHIHRLAKHYGIYNDLYGDAYFMPVVPLDVSYELPDDKLVKVYTGNVIKPSEASRTPNVTYDAEDGSLWTLIMSTPDGNLTSAENEYCHWLVSNIPTNRLKDGEELVDYLQPIAPYGIGYCRYIFVLYKQECRIDLSEYKRTRPCLNLEERNWRTLDFYRKYQDQLTPAGLAFFQSDWEPSLKEFYHNMLKTRVPVFRYDFPTPYIKKQKWFPKKEPFNIYLDKYRDPKEINKEFLLRKLKKVHPFNGPEPPRKFPLAHANDYVPSWLKFEMIKKRLGYGRVNELDEY
- the LOC105833431 gene encoding uncharacterized protein LOC105833431 isoform X1, whose amino-acid sequence is MGRAKTPKEIQVETWVIRDKISRYRGILKLDARDKKLQLSQATKLKSIVSRKIASLKINVKRHREIVNDLQDDDKQHVLRLLGDHRRFYLAFNRLTPPEIYTAIYQDCNLKRRLLDKLYYEKKRKLKRGIELQLEHNVLSTELEEQSEYLPNCEQQRLIAQLQRSIAKHNTAKDIRSTYCSILNILKKDAIFFDTLLNILKEDQVSQCKAMLRVTVMGQLAAENLDDIKQKYKRMSRVVWRNMKIREQMLSNVHYQVKDLWAYAQSLVRVESVHIFAKRDVDVTDNKILEKQLAHLEDICIKVKEGLLVRSYHDLLSRLENQSEHRAALLARLDINIKNRDVLLSKKNQALQVFEGLKYSTKAAIEHYKINGMQDVLEQIEIEKKREKDLKEQISAHGKLLTNLKSALQNMNMMLLRFIVKHNGKAVVKKLNKGDKKEPIINGREDMNERDALAEIEGVDTDVLGLLSKISRKVSILFGISNFDLKQEDEARDLYYTYVSQYNSDLTFGTGEEEPIGLLVEHEIIDVSVPTRTDIKYHSRQILEAHLKPE
- the LOC105833431 gene encoding uncharacterized protein LOC105833431 isoform X2, whose product is MGRAKTPKEIQVETWVIRDKISRYRGILKLDARDKKLQLSQATKLKSIVSRKIASLKINVKRHREIVNDLQDDDKQHVLRLLGDHRRFYLAFNRLTPPEIYTAIYQDCNLKRRLLDKLYYEKKRKLKRGIELQLEHNVLSTELEEQSEYLPNCEQQRLIAQLQRSIAKHNTAKDIRSTYCSILNILKKDAIFFDTLLNILKEDQVSQCKAMLRVTVMGQLAAENLDDIKQKYKRMSRVVWRNMKIREQMLSNVHYQVKDLWAYAQSLVRVESVHIFAKRDVDVTDNKILEKQLAHLEDICIKVKEGLLVRSYHDLLSSYKINGMQDVLEQIEIEKKREKDLKEQISAHGKLLTNLKSALQNMNMMLLRFIVKHNGKAVVKKLNKGDKKEPIINGREDMNERDALAEIEGVDTDVLGLLSKISRKVSILFGISNFDLKQEDEARDLYYTYVSQYNSDLTFGTGEEEPIGLLVEHEIIDVSVPTRTDIKYHSRQILEAHLKPE